The window TCAATAAAATAAGTTCGGTTTTAACACCAACAAGGAGGCAATAGTAAATCGAGATGGTTCCCAATCGAAATCCGCGATAAATTTCTCGAAATGGCTGGGTACAGATTCGAATCATGCGAAGGATACTGTCACTCCGCTCTTGCTTGAGCTCTCTCAATTTTCACCTCCAAACACAACCCAAATGGGAGTATTCGCCTTCACTTCAATGACATTTCCCTGGTTTCGAACCGATTCCAGGATACTCTTACCCTGATCAAGAGCCGCTTTACCCATGCCATTTAAGGCGGCATTACGAAGACTATTGTTTCTGACTGCCACTCCGTTAAAAACTTGGGTCTCCTGAAGACCTTCAGAAAGACCTCCCAGAAAATTAAGACCTGCGGCAGTTCCAAATTTTAGCGAGTGGGTTTGAACCTTTGATCCCTTTAGTCCAGCAATCATGTCGCTCACATCATACTCATAGGCTGTCACCTGCTTGCTCGTGCCGTCGGGCCATACAAGTTTTTTGAACACAACAAAGAGACGGTCGTCGCCACTTTGCCCCTGGCCAATGAGAGTCACGCCGGAGTTCAAGAGGACATCATTCTCGACAATCAAACTCTCACTTGTTTTGGCCTTGATGAGTCCGTCGGAGGCGCCAGTCACTAGCACGGCTTTTACCTGGGAGCCAGCGGCAATGACTCGAGTGGAAACGCCAATCACCTGAAGAGCCGAGTAGGTTTTCAAAGTCTCAACGATCTTTGGCTTTGGGGCTGGGTCGCTTTTCGACATTTCTGGAATCTCAAGGGAACTGATCTCCTCCTTTGCGCCTGAATCAGTGACCGAAAAGGTCGAAGATGCTTTCTTACCTATCTGACCATTTCGTATGTAAATCACCCAGGGTAAGAGAAGAAAAAGAGGGGCCAAGATCCAAAAGACAGAAACAGAGGAAAGTTTCAGCTTTTCTCCGCTCTGATAGGCTCCTTCTTTTCCCCAAACCCCGTACTGACTTTGATACTCGGACTTCACTTCAACCTTGGGAGTGTCACTCACGGTAGTTCACCTCTACTTCCTTGTTGTGAGCGTCCCGAACCAGTACAATCTCGTCTCCAGAAGTAGGTACAGTGACAAAACTAAACGCACAACGGCGGCTATCGAGATAGACAAATACGTTGGTTCGAGCTCGCGAAGTGAGAGCCTTTACGGCTAAATCATTTTTGATATTTTTGAAGTCAAAAACATTTTCGCCCGTCACAACTTCCTTTGGTTTGACTGGAAAGTTCAAGACAGTGACTCTGGATCGCGCAATTCTCACCTCGTGAGCCTTTTTCATCACACGGGATCGTCCGTGCAGGTTTATGATTTGCAAAAGAACAAATGGGTCCAAGCATCATGAAAATGACGACACTACTTTTCATTTTTGGACTCCTTAATGTGCTCGACATTGATAAGAAGAAGTCCGTAGGGGTTGACAGCGGTCCGCGAAACAGCAGCGATCTGGACTTTCAGAGGAAACCTCAAAGCAGATCTCACGGCACCCACAGAAATCACCCGATCAGAATCCACAGAATAGATTCCTTGATTCCCAGTCAAAGAATTCAAATGGATAAATTGCTTCATTTGACGAGCACTTAATTCCGCCTGCTCTTTGAATTTTTGGTTCTGCAGCTGAGCCTCTAGAAGATCGTTTGCTTTCATATCAGAATCAAAACGCTGACTCAGCGCAATTCTAATGAAATTCTCGATTTCCTCATTGGATTGCTGACTCCCGACCACCTGCAGAGCTTTTGAGTAGCATGATCTTTCAATGATGATAGGCTCCTTGCCGTTTGCTTCAAAAAGCAAAACGGAAAGCATGATGGATACAATAGTGAGGCATATTAACGCAGATTTGAGTCCCGTATTTTCAATAGCCATTTTGGCCCAAGCTGAGCTTATTCTCATTTAGTTCTCTCCTCTGTGATTTCTATATTTCTATATATTTACTTTTTCTCTTTGCTTAGAACGATAGCTTCTTGCTACTTGTTTGGAGACTGTGCTGATGGGTTTACGTACTGACCATTTGCTGGCTGCCATTAGATGAGTTGGGGTCAATGCGGCTGCACCCATTATCAATCCACCCATTTGTCCGGTCACGTCGCCCACCGTGCCCTTGCAAGAGCGCGAACAAGCATCGGCGTCACCAAGATAGAAAAGGCCAAGAGTAGGTTCAGGACAATTGCCGATAGAAAGTTGATATTATGATTTTCATTATTGATATCGCTCACGGACAAACTCCAAAGCAGAGTCGCCATCACGGACCACACACATTTCCAACAACTCACTTCGATTAGGGACCGAAACAGACCCTTAGTGGCCGAGGCCGTCGCGGGAAAGACAAAAAGGGCGATTAAAAGCGGAGAAAAAACATATAAAAGAGTCCATGCATACATAAAGCAGGCATCAGCAAAGTAAACGGCGATGTATAGGACAAAAAATGTGAGAAATGAGATGCTCAAAATAAGGACGTCCTTGACCGAAACCCAGGAGGCGCTGAGCGATTGAAGCCTATCTCCCATTCGATTTAGAATGAGATGAAAGTTGTTCACATCCCCCAACTCCTGAGCCAACGAATCCGAGAGGTCCGCTAAAAAATTGCTTATCTCCGGGAACGCCACCAGCATTATGGCAGCTACAAAAACACGCCCTACAAGCTGTAAAAAAGCCGGCGATCCGCCCAAGGGAATCTTAAAATACTCAAGGACGACCCCTAAAATCAAAAAGAAGGCGATGAGACTATAGAAGAGTTGTTCAAAAATCCCGTGGATTTGATGAGCCTCCTTTGCAAGCCAACTTGCATCCATTCTAAAACCTCGGTCTTTCGAATTTTGGTGCCGATTCTCTCAGGGCATCACTTAAAACATGGGAGGCGGCCAAGTACTCTCGAGTAGCATCCTTTTCCTTTTTATTTTCTTGAGCGAGTCTTTGGGCCTGGAGCTTGAGTCCACTGGCCTGGGCACGCAACGAGGCATTCATGACATGTAAAAGCACCCCAATCGACTGTGCAGTGAGCTTTTGAGCCCCTCCCGGTGAACCTGATGAGAAAACTGAGTAATCTCACTCCCTACGCGATCAATTTCCCTTGAATATTCAATCATAGAATTCCCCACGGTCAGAGCCTCTGAAGCTGCTTGATCTGAATTTTGCTGAGCCAGAGAGTCCGGTGAATCCTGACTCTTCCATAGAGGCCCTGCAGTTTTGAAATGGCATCTGTCACTTCCCTGAGATCCCCTAAACAGTTTTAAGTCAACAGAGGGGCCTAATGTTTGAGCCAGATGAAGAGAATCATTGATACCCGCATTGATTTGGCGCAAAAGATCTAAGTTGTCTCTGCCATTTCGCAACATGCCCTGAAGATGAGCAAGCTGCTCAAGGGAATTGCTCACCAGTTGTGCGAGCAAGGGAAGATCCCCACCAAAAAATCGCCGTAACTCTTCAAAGGAAAAATTGCGATAACCAGTGTGGTTACCGTTGCCAATATCGACTTCTTCATTGTTTCACCCCACTCAATTGATATCCAAACGGATGTGATACGGCCAATTCCATCAGGATTTGAAGCTTTGAAGCTTCTGGTTTTTGGCGCTTCATTTCCTCAAGAAAAGCCAAATCCTTAGGGTCTGTTGTCGCCAGCCAGTACTCAAAAGGAGTTGACTCAATTGAGACGACAGCTCTACGGTCCTCACAGATCAAAAATGCTTCAGAAAATTTGCCACGTTCCTGAGTGAGCGACGAGATCAACTCCATCTCACGCTCATTGAGATTGAGTGCCGCCTTTAGCCGCTCTTGATCTGCGCCCTTTTGCTTGAGAATCCATTTGATCGAGGAATTGGGCATGATCGCATTGCGGCCTTGCTTTTTGCAAAATCGTCAATATTCTGAGAGATCGCAATGCAACTTGCATAGTACTTTCGGAAGGTACGAAACACCTCCGCAATAAAGGTCGAGCCAGCATCTGATTCAAGAAGTTTCCATGATTCATCAAAGATGAGAAACTTCATGACGGACCGATCCTTTTGAACTTCCCTTAGTACAAGATCGGTAATTATAAAAAGACATACGGCTTGCAGATCAGGATAGGTCTCAAGATTCTTGAGGTCAAAACACACGATACGCTTTTCAAATTCAACCGAAGTCGAGTGATCGACAAATTTGCCAAATGGTGTGTCTCCGCACCAAGGCTTAAGAATCCTGGCTAGCTTAGAAATTTGGGGTTCTGATTTTGTTCTAAATGACTCTTAAGATCTCTGAGTCGCGGCTTTAAGATCGACCGATAAACCTCCAAAATAGATGATTCAATTTCGGCCCGTTCAAACCGACCTAAGCGTTTCTCTCCCTCCTCTTTTGTCATAAGCTCCACAAGTCCTACAAGGAACTTAATCTTTTGATCGCTGGGTTCCTTCTCTCCGCTGCTCAAATCGAATGGGTTAATGGAAAGAGGGATGTTAGTGCCCAACGGAATGTATTGCCCGTCAAGAATCTCGCAGGTTTTCTGATAGACCCTCCAATATCAAGGATAAAAACTTTTGGATTTTCCTTCAGCATTTGATTGATCATCAAATTTGTCAGATAACTCTTACCACTGCCACTTCCTCCGCTAATGACTTGGTT of the Bdellovibrionales bacterium genome contains:
- a CDS encoding ATP-binding protein gives rise to the protein MCFDLKNLETYPDLQAVCLFIITDLVLREVQKDRSVMKFLIFDESWKLLESDAGSTFIAEVFRTFRKYYASCIAISQNIDDFAKSKAAMRSCPIPRSNGFSSKRAQIKSG
- a CDS encoding TrbI/VirB10 family protein; translation: MSDTPKVEVKSEYQSQYGVWGKEGAYQSGEKLKLSSVSVFWILAPLFLLLPWVIYIRNGQIGKKASSTFSVTDSGAKEEISSLEIPEMSKSDPAPKPKIVETLKTYSALQVIGVSTRVIAAGSQVKAVLVTGASDGLIKAKTSESLIVENDVLLNSGVTLIGQGQSGDDRLFVVFKKLVWPDGTSKQVTAYEYDVSDMIAGLKGSKVQTHSLKFGTAAGLNFLGGLSEGLQETQVFNGVAVRNNSLRNAALNGMGKAALDQGKSILESVRNQGNVIEVKANTPIWVVFGGEN